From Sphingorhabdus sp. SMR4y:
CCTTGAGGAGGCTTGTGATCGCTATGATCTGTCGTTCGAAGAATTTTTATCATGGCAGGAATCCATCGACAAGTCCGGTTTGCCCGGGCTGCGGATCAGCTATCTATCCAAATATCGTACAGAATATCGGGCCAAGCAGAACAAGCTCGAGCGGTCAGGGTCGCAATCACCCCGAGATCCGTCAGCGGAACTTCATTAATCGAAAGCCCAGATCATGGCCCAAAAGCGAGTCCTCGTCATTGACGAAGAGAGCGCGTTCACGCGTTTTCTGCAGGATGATCTCGAGCAGCGCGAAATATCTGTAGCATGCGTCTATTCCCCGGGCGATGAAAACGGAGCCACGGCCTTCGCCCCCAATGTTATTTTGGCGGATCGGAAAATGCTCTCCCAAAGCAGTGCTGGCCTGTTGCATCAGTTGCCGCTGGTTCTGATGACCGGAACAGATCCGCAGTGGCATAGCGGGAGCGAGGAACCACTGG
This genomic window contains:
- a CDS encoding DUF1153 domain-containing protein; amino-acid sequence: MEVDREKRPKNVIGPFGEALSLSDLPKSSTTRWVIRRKAEVVAAVTGGLLSLEEACDRYDLSFEEFLSWQESIDKSGLPGLRISYLSKYRTEYRAKQNKLERSGSQSPRDPSAELH